Part of the Candidatus Methylomirabilota bacterium genome, AGTCAGGCGCTGATCATCCAGCTCGACACCCCGGGCGGGCTCGAGCGGTCGATGCGCGCCATCGTCCAGCGGATATTGAACTCCGAGGTGCCCGTCATCGTCTACGTGGCCCCTACCGGAGCGCGCGCCGCCTCGGCCGGGGTCTTCATCACACTGGCGGCGCACGTGGCCGCCATGGCGCCCGCGACCAACATCGGGGCGGCGCATCCGGTCGCGCTGGGCGGGGGCGTGGACAAGGAGAGCATGAAGAAGATCGAGAACGACGCCGCCGCCTTCATCCGGACGGTGGCCCTCGACCGGGGCCGCAACGCCGAGTGGGCGGAGAAGGCCGTCCGCCAGTCGGTCTCGATCACCGAGCGCGAGGCCGTGCGGCTCAAGGTCGTGGACCTGATCGCCGAGTCCGTCCCCGATCTGCTCGAGAAGATCGACGGGCGAACGGTGAAGACGACCAAGGGCCCGGTCACGCTGGCCACGCGGGGAGCCCCGGTCCAGCCGATCGCGATCGGCTTCCGCGATCGCTTCCTCAACGTCATCACCGACCCGAACGTCGCCTACGTTCTGATGATGCTGGGCATGGTCGGACTGCTGGCCGAGCTCTACAACCCGGGCGCCATCCTGCCTGGCGTGATCGGCGGGATCTCGCTCATCCTCGCCTTCTTCGCCTTTCAGAGCCTGCCCATCAACTACGCCGGCCTC contains:
- a CDS encoding nodulation protein NfeD; its protein translation is MSRCGASWALALIASFLAVDPARAESRPVSTLQIDGVISPVTLRLVGTAIDRAQAERSQALIIQLDTPGGLERSMRAIVQRILNSEVPVIVYVAPTGARAASAGVFITLAAHVAAMAPATNIGAAHPVALGGGVDKESMKKIENDAAAFIRTVALDRGRNAEWAEKAVRQSVSITEREAVRLKVVDLIAESVPDLLEKIDGRTVKTTKGPVTLATRGAPVQPIAIGFRDRFLNVITDPNVAYVLMMLGMVGLLAELYNPGAILPGVIGGISLILAFFAFQSLPINYAGLLLILFGILLLIAEIMIVSHGVLAIGGTVSMALGSLMLFDAPEVGFRISWWVLVPTVGATAGLFAFVVTAGVRALARRPLLGSSGLIGQTGVARERLAPGGQVTVQGEIWRAVSEEGPVDEGASVRIVDVQGLTLKVVKAGNTGGAP